The Desulfurella amilsii region AAGCGTTTCCGCCGTTTGGCATTAAGCCAAACATCAAAGCAAAACAATTTTCAATTCCTTTTAAGAAAAATTTGGCGGGCGGAAACCTAAGCGGGTTTTCAAATCATTTGAGCGATTTTTATTCAAAATAGGTTTAAGCTTTGTTTGGTCGGGGCGAGAGGATTTGAACCTCCGACACCCAGTACCCGAAACTGGTGCGCTACCAGACTGCGCTACGCCCCGCTTTTGCTCATTAAATTATGAAATTTATTGCAATGTGTCAAGACAAATATTTACCAAAGAAAATACTGGCTAAAAGCATCAAAAGCTCATTAGCTTCAATTAGAAACCCATACATATCACCATTTAAGCCGCCAAACTTTTTTGTTAATAAATAACCTAAAAACATACTAAAAAAAACACTTAAACCCAAAAATATAACGGCCAAATTATAAACAAACGTGCAAAGTATTATCATTAGTAAGCTTGCGATAGCTAAGTGATAAATTTTTAGCTCTTTTTTTGCGTTTTCAGCCATACCGTGGGAAATATAAGGAAAAAATTTTATAGAAAAAATTACACTGTAGCGGGACGATGCGGCAATTAAAATAAAAAAAAGCATATGATTTAGGTACGCAAAAGCACTAAGTTTTGTGATTAAAAACAATGTGCCAAAAATTACAGAAAATGCCCCCAAATGTGGATCTTTTAAAACGCTTAAAACTTTTTCTCTCGGTGCTTTTAAAAAAATTGCATCAAGACTATCGAATAGACCGTCTAAATGAAGTGCCCCATAAGATAGTGTATAAAACCCAAATAGCAAAATTTTTATTAACACTTGCGGGCTTTGATTTTGAAATAGTAAGTTTATGCAATAAATAATTGATCCTAATATAAACCCCACAATACCATAGCTTACACACGAAAACCCCATATAGCCTTCTTTAAAAGTGTGAGTTCTAAAAATAGGTATAGCAGTTAGCATATTCCAGGCTATAGCAAAACCGACTAAAAGTTTTTTCATTTTACTTTTAAGCTTAGACCCGCTGTGCAAAAGTACACTTCATCGCTGTTTTTTGCTACGATTTGTGATACCAGGCCATTGTAGTGGGCAAATTTTCTTGCAAGTTCATTTGCTGGTATAACACCTGCGCCTACTTCATTTATAACAAAAATCGAGTTTTCTATTTGTGATATTTTTTCTGCTTCAGTCAATATTTCATCTTCTTTGCTATTAAGAAGCATATTGCTAACCCAAAAACTTAAACAGTCAACAAGCTTGTATGCTTCTATGGGTTTTATTGTTCTATAGATCTCAAGGGGTTCTTCTATTGTAATAAATCTATTTTGGCGGTCTTTTTTGTGAATCTCAATTTTCTTTTTCATTTCTTCATCTGTTGGTATACCTGTTGCAATAAAATACGGCTTTTTTGAAGCTAATTTTAGTGTATATTCCAAAGCCAAACGTGATTTACCGCTTTTGTTGGCTCCAATAAACAACGCCTTCATTTAATCAAAAGCCTCCAATTTTCCAAAATAAAAGAAATCAAGATCACCAAAAAAATAGCTATGTCGATTTTTGTTTTTTGGTTTAGCGCGTAGAATACATCGCTTTTATCCAGTGTGCATTTGTTATAGCCCAACGTAGGCTTAAATACTGTTTTGCCAAAATAAACGCTTGGGCCCCCAAGGCATATTTCCAGTGAATACGCAAAAGCCCCAATAGGGTAGACTGCATTAAAGCTTGGATAGTGCCTTGCGAGAGAATTTATATGTTTTATATATTTTAACTTATTATTTAAGAGCAAAACCAATATAGCTGTTAGTCTTGCGGGTATGAAATTTAACACATCATCAAGGCGCGCGCTTATTTTACCAAACTTTTCATAGCGAGAGTTTCTATAGCCTACCATAGAATCAAGCGTATTAACAGCTTTGTAAACCACAATACCCCAAATGCCAAATAAAAGTAAATAAAACAGCGGCGCAATGACTGCATCATTTAAATTTTCTGCATATGTTTCGATACAGGCTTTGTATACATCTGAGTCGCTCAAGCGATCGACATCTCTAGTTACTAAGTACTTTAATTTCTGTTTTGGATTTTCTGATAGTACGACATTTTTTACTTCATTGTACAAAAGCCTATTTGCTAACAAAACACTTGCAAAGATAACCTCAAATATAAGCCAATAAGGTGCAGGCAATAATAATTTTATTAAAACTACAACGACTACAGATACGATAATAGTTAAAACAGACAAGATAAATCCCGCAAAAACACTATCCTTATAAAAATGATTTTCAAAAAATCTAATGTATTTGCCTAATAAGTAAACAGGGTGAAACTTAAATTTAATAGAGCCAAATATGTTTTCTAAAACAAACGCACACAGCGCTAAGGCACTATAGGAGTTTAAAAAGTTTATCCACATAAAAGTTCATTTTAGCGTTTTCTACAAATTGCGCAAGGTGCTTCTTGTAGGCTTTTTTGTAGTTGTAGGGGGAGTATTGTGGGTTAATTTTTTTTAGCAGGCATGTTCTTAAATCATCGTTGTATAAAGCTTCGTGCACAAATGTGCCAAAAATATTTTCATCTTCAAAATAAAGTTTATCTGTTTTGCCGTAGTGCATCTCAAAACCATTTACTTCAAAACTTCCAATTTTATATTTAGAGCGTTTTAGTATTTTGTTTGGCTCAAATCTAACATTGCCTTTTATTAAACCTAAGCCTTTTGTGTGTTTTATGTCTGACTCTATACTGTCATAAATGTTTTCAAACAGCATCTGGTACCCGCCACATAAGGCAATAATTTTTGTCTTTTTCAAAATTTTGTAGTCTTGCTTTTTGATAAGCAATAAATCTAAAACTGTTTGTCTTGAGCCAGGTAACACTACAACATCAAATAAATCTGCTTGATTTAAATTATTAAAAAAAGAAACCTCTACATTTCTATCTAAAATTAACGGTTCAATATCATAGTAGTTACTCATATATCTAAAATTATACACGCCGGCTTTTATAATGGGTTTTTTGTGCTGGATATAGTTATTTGTATTTAAATTATCTTCAAAACCTACATTGAGCTCTAAATAAGGCAACACACCAAAAATAGGTATATTAAACTCTTTTTCTATTATTTTTATGCCATCATTAAACAATTTTATATCGCCTCTAAATTTATTTATGATGACACCAGAAATCTCTAATCCAATTTTTTTTAACAATTCTTTTGTGCCAAATATACTTGCAAAAACACCACCACGCTCAATATCTGCAACAAATACAATTTTAGGTTTAAAGTTTAGCGCAATAAAAGTATTTGCTAAATCTCTATCCAAAAAATTCAACTCTGTTGGGCTTCCTGCGCCTTCTGATACAACTATGCCCTCTTGTTTTAATCTAATGTAACTATTCTCAACCGTTTTTTTAAATGTATCAATTGTATTGTAGTATTCGATTGGTGATAATTCGCCAAAAAAATTGCCGTTTTCTATAATATGCAAATGAGAATTTTTGCCAGATTTTATTAATAAAGGGTTCAAATAGCGGCTTGTTTTTAGATTAACTGATTTAGCCTGAAAGTACTGAGCAAAGGCAATTTCTGTATTGTCATCGGCTACGGTTGAGTTGTTTGAGAAATTTTGTGCTTTAAAGGGTAGGGCATTTATATTGTGCTGTTTTAAAATATTTAGCAAAAGCATTGTAATTGTAGATTTTCCTGCACTTGATGATGAGCCAAATACTGCAATATCGTTCATTTTAGAGTCTTTTTGAGTATTTTTAAGTCTTTTTTTGATTTTACTGCAAAACGCACAAAAGATTCATCTAAAAAGTCAAAGTTAGAGCAATTTCTAATTAAAATCCCAAACTCGGATAGTTTTCTTTGTAAGCTAAAAGCTGTGAGGTTTTTTAGCTTTGCAAGGTAAAAGTTTGCACAGCTTTCAAATATTGTTGTAAATAGATTGCTTTCTTTCAAAATTTCACATAGCATCTTTTTGTTTTTTTCATTGACTTGAGTTGATTTTAATGAGAATTTTGAGTCATTTAACGCTTGCAAAATGTAATTTTCGTCAAATGATGAGATATTCCAAATTGGTGTGTCAAATTTTATTTTACTAATTGTGCAGCCAACCCTTACGCCTGCACACGCATAAAACTTACTAAAAGACTTTAAGATAATCAATTTATCGTATTGAGCAATGTAGTCGATAGCGCTTTTCTTACTGCAAAAATCCAAAAAAGACTCATCAATTAAGACTGTGTTGTTTTGTTTATACCAGATTTCAAACAAGTCATCTAAGTTATAATATGTTCCATCAGGTGTAGCTGGGTTTGCAAATACCACAAGTGCATCTTTTTTTGGTAATTCGTAAATATTTTCAAACCTATTTATCATGTGGATGCGTTGCGCTCTTTTATATTCTAGGTAAATTGGTGCGTATAAAACTGCATTTTTGTAGCGTTGCAAAATATTAAATATAGCATCGCTTGCGCCGTTAAACAGCTGAATTAAGCTTGCGCTAATATTAAATTTTTTTGCGATGGCTTTTTTAAGCCTTGAGTAGTTTGGGTCAGGGTATGGACAGACGTCAATATTTAACTTTACCTTTGGTGTTACAAAATTTATATTTGAGGAAAAGTCAATAATATCGCTTGGTTTTAAATGGAGTTTTCTAGCAAAGCTATATATATTGCCTCCATGTATGAGTCTATTCATATGCTTAATACTCGCAAAGATTCAAACAAAAACACCCAACA contains the following coding sequences:
- a CDS encoding adenosylcobinamide-GDP ribazoletransferase, yielding MKKLLVGFAIAWNMLTAIPIFRTHTFKEGYMGFSCVSYGIVGFILGSIIYCINLLFQNQSPQVLIKILLFGFYTLSYGALHLDGLFDSLDAIFLKAPREKVLSVLKDPHLGAFSVIFGTLFLITKLSAFAYLNHMLFFILIAASSRYSVIFSIKFFPYISHGMAENAKKELKIYHLAIASLLMIILCTFVYNLAVIFLGLSVFFSMFLGYLLTKKFGGLNGDMYGFLIEANELLMLLASIFFGKYLS
- a CDS encoding bifunctional adenosylcobinamide kinase/adenosylcobinamide-phosphate guanylyltransferase, translated to MKALFIGANKSGKSRLALEYTLKLASKKPYFIATGIPTDEEMKKKIEIHKKDRQNRFITIEEPLEIYRTIKPIEAYKLVDCLSFWVSNMLLNSKEDEILTEAEKISQIENSIFVINEVGAGVIPANELARKFAHYNGLVSQIVAKNSDEVYFCTAGLSLKVK
- the cbiB gene encoding adenosylcobinamide-phosphate synthase CbiB gives rise to the protein MWINFLNSYSALALCAFVLENIFGSIKFKFHPVYLLGKYIRFFENHFYKDSVFAGFILSVLTIIVSVVVVVLIKLLLPAPYWLIFEVIFASVLLANRLLYNEVKNVVLSENPKQKLKYLVTRDVDRLSDSDVYKACIETYAENLNDAVIAPLFYLLLFGIWGIVVYKAVNTLDSMVGYRNSRYEKFGKISARLDDVLNFIPARLTAILVLLLNNKLKYIKHINSLARHYPSFNAVYPIGAFAYSLEICLGGPSVYFGKTVFKPTLGYNKCTLDKSDVFYALNQKTKIDIAIFLVILISFILENWRLLIK
- a CDS encoding cobyric acid synthase; the protein is MNDIAVFGSSSSAGKSTITMLLLNILKQHNINALPFKAQNFSNNSTVADDNTEIAFAQYFQAKSVNLKTSRYLNPLLIKSGKNSHLHIIENGNFFGELSPIEYYNTIDTFKKTVENSYIRLKQEGIVVSEGAGSPTELNFLDRDLANTFIALNFKPKIVFVADIERGGVFASIFGTKELLKKIGLEISGVIINKFRGDIKLFNDGIKIIEKEFNIPIFGVLPYLELNVGFEDNLNTNNYIQHKKPIIKAGVYNFRYMSNYYDIEPLILDRNVEVSFFNNLNQADLFDVVVLPGSRQTVLDLLLIKKQDYKILKKTKIIALCGGYQMLFENIYDSIESDIKHTKGLGLIKGNVRFEPNKILKRSKYKIGSFEVNGFEMHYGKTDKLYFEDENIFGTFVHEALYNDDLRTCLLKKINPQYSPYNYKKAYKKHLAQFVENAKMNFYVDKLFKLL
- a CDS encoding pyridoxal phosphate-dependent aminotransferase; amino-acid sequence: MNRLIHGGNIYSFARKLHLKPSDIIDFSSNINFVTPKVKLNIDVCPYPDPNYSRLKKAIAKKFNISASLIQLFNGASDAIFNILQRYKNAVLYAPIYLEYKRAQRIHMINRFENIYELPKKDALVVFANPATPDGTYYNLDDLFEIWYKQNNTVLIDESFLDFCSKKSAIDYIAQYDKLIILKSFSKFYACAGVRVGCTISKIKFDTPIWNISSFDENYILQALNDSKFSLKSTQVNEKNKKMLCEILKESNLFTTIFESCANFYLAKLKNLTAFSLQRKLSEFGILIRNCSNFDFLDESFVRFAVKSKKDLKILKKTLK